The genomic stretch GATGACAAGCAGTTAAAGGAATAACGACAAAACTGTAAACCATCTTCAGGATTAACACAAAACCTGTAATCCAAAACAAGGATTAATAAAATAACTGTAATCAGAAACCAGGATTAAAAAAATAAGTGTATTTTTGAATCCGGATTACCGCATTAACCTGACAAGTAATATTAGTTTTTAACCCAAAATCTGTCAAGTATTTTCAGGACGGTACATGGCGATGCTAATATTATAAATTCCATCATTACGATAATAGCTTCCGCCGTTACGATGAGGCTTTCCGTCATTACGATGATAGCTTCCGCCGTTACGATAAAGCTTTCTGCCATTACGATGAGGCTTTCCGCCAGCGGAAATTATTATCATAATGCCGTCTATGAGTTTTCTATAAAGATTTAACTAAATAGTGCCTTGAATTTGGAGTGCCTAAAATGCCTAAAGTTAGCTAAAACTTTAGGCACTTCAAACCTTAGTTCACTTTAAGTACTTCTTATGAACAATTATTTGTAATATTACTGTTTTTATCAGGAAATTTGCTTTTTCAAAAAACAATTTGATGAACTCCCCTTTAATCGAAATATGTGTTGACACACTTGCTTCTGCGATAGCTGCGGAACATGCGGGAGCAAACCGAATTGAACTTTGTAGTGCTTTGTCTTTGGGCGGACTTACACCAGGCGCAGGCTTGATGCAGCAGGTAAGAGAAATGGTAAACCTTGCTTTGCATGTGATGATACGTCCGCGTGAAGGCGATTTTTGCTATTCGGAAGAGGAGTTTGCGGTAATGAAGACAGAAATAACCGTTGCAAAGCAATTACATGCCGATGGTGTGGTATTTGGTTTGCTGCTTCCCGATGGAAATATTGACACAGAAAGAACCAAAATCCTTACAGAACTGGCACATCCTTTAAATGTTACTTTCCACCGTGCCTTCGATTTGACCAATGATCCTTTTTCTGCGCTCGAAGAAATTATAAGCTGTGGAGCCAGCCGTATCCTCACTTCCGGACAGGCACCAACTGCATTGGAAGGTGCTGCATTGATAGCTAAACTGGTAAAACAGGCAGGC from Lentimicrobiaceae bacterium encodes the following:
- a CDS encoding copper homeostasis protein CutC, with the translated sequence MNSPLIEICVDTLASAIAAEHAGANRIELCSALSLGGLTPGAGLMQQVREMVNLALHVMIRPREGDFCYSEEEFAVMKTEITVAKQLHADGVVFGLLLPDGNIDTERTKILTELAHPLNVTFHRAFDLTNDPFSALEEIISCGASRILTSGQAPTALEGAALIAKLVKQAGDRIIILPGSGINASNIIKIKNISGAGEFHLSGKKIFESKMQLRKEIFGFTSVSSVNFYENREACEEIIRETIQLLG